One window from the genome of Nicotiana tomentosiformis chromosome 5, ASM39032v3, whole genome shotgun sequence encodes:
- the LOC138891733 gene encoding uncharacterized protein has translation MSLVEQSERLEIYETQREEITNEMRYFIEVRAELGQEIDKFGTTIHDLETQLNTKVDASNAQQNSNELCKAENELICQIEELKVESKSLEHIFVDDALVEKTSTWFSGAVPDLAGWVFQLVSTSSYAERSWHNLAKGRWEDKNYGKFPCSSLMLSCEILPFNLISSHTGLGDSVVMRSSPFGGEKVPKPTKDKKRRRALPPDTPRPKKSRARKSNLAVLPADVVQKLQDEDEEGEDTDCLLVAQKRGSIEASKAIEPVMVEGVQPQTEVILGEGPSRVPESSGIDDAPCRDEQPAGVPEGSSSEALQIEENAPMLHRKTSSKYLAELARCEADLKKLTEERNALKILYVHKEEEIKSIRTQLTRAHEDQTELIERVQQKAELVEQLRGEAKMKEAETLGWKQTMDHLASEKDAVRAQLSSVELQLQSVKVENLARAQKVEELKTRLATELARATSKAKALVTSYRADAEAANTRAKKIYDVADVRLSRVADYARRQSRRETFEEVHARGFDLSADIENAKILEDEVGALLSDDEDSATGSESGGDEDDATEDAAPEAD, from the exons atgtcgctggtggaacaatccgaaagattagaaatatatgagaCTCAACGTGAGGAAATTACAAATGAGATGAGATACTTTATAGAAGTAAGAGCCGAATTGGGACAAGAGATCGATAAATTtggcactactattcacgacttagaGACTCAATTGAatacaaaggttgatgcgtctaatGCCCAACAAAACAGTAATGAGTTGTGTAAAGCTGAAAATGAGCTTATatgccaaattgaggagctaaaagtggagagcaaATCACTCGagcatatttttgttgatgatgcccttgttgagaaaa ctTCAACCTGGTTTTCCGGTGCGGTCCCGGACCTCGCAGGTTGGGTTTTCCAACTGGTTTCAACCTCTTCGTATGCTGAGCGCTCGTGGCataatttggccaagggtcgatgggaggacAAAAATTATGGTAAGTTTCCCTGTTCGAGTTTGATGCTTTCCTGTGAAATACTTCCctttaacttgatttcttctcatacCGGTCTTGGAGATAGTGTCGTTATGAGGTCGTCTCCCTTCGGGGGAGAGAAGGTCCCGAAGCCGACCAAAGATaagaaaaggagaagggcctTGCCGCCAGATACCCCAAGGCCTAAGAAAAGCAGGGCTCGAAAGTCAAATCTCGCCGTTCTGCCTGCCGATGTAGTCCAAAAGCTACAAGATGAAGATGAGGAGGGAGAAGATACCGACTGCCTACTGGTGGCTCAGAAGAGAGGAAGCATCGAAGCTTCGAAAGCTATTGAGCCGGTGATGGTCGAGGGGGTTCAGCCGCAGACCGAGGTGATCTTGGGGGAAGGACCAAGCAGAGTCCCTGAATCATCAGGTATTGATGATGCCCCATGCCGTGATGAGCAACCGGCGGGTGTGCCCgaagggtctagttctgaggcccttcaaatagaagagaacgccccaa tgctccatcgaaaaacatctTCCAAGTACCTAGCTGAGTTGGCCCGATGCGAGGCCGATCTCAAAAAGCttacggaggagagaaatgcTCTCAAAATCCTCTATGTGCAcaaagaagaggagatcaagagtattcgaACCCAGCTGACAAGAGCTCATGAAGATCAGACCGAGCTCATTGAAcgg gttcagcagaaggccGAATTGGTTGAGCAGCTTCGTGGGGAGGCTaagatgaaagaggcagagactttggggtggaagcaGACCATGGACCATCTCGCCTCGGAGAAAGATGCGGTTCGGGCCCAACTATCTTCGGTTGAGCTtcaactccaaagtgtgaaggTGGAGAACTTGGCCCGAGCCCAGAAGGTCGAAGAGCTCAAGACTCGGTTGGCCACTGAACTTGCAAGGGCCACATCCAAGGCAAAGGCTCTCGTGACCTCCTAccgagccgatgctgaagccgctaaCACTCGGGCAAAGAAAATTTATGACGTTGCTGATGTTAGATTGTCCCGTGTTGCCGATTATGCTAGGCGCCAGTCTCGAAGAGAGACTTttgaggaggtacatgctcgAGGCTTCGACCTCTCGGCTGATATTGAGAATGCGAAGATTTTGGAGGATGAGGTCGGGGCTTTGCTTTCCGATGATGAAGACTCTGCGACTGGATCCGAGAGCGGAGGAGATGAAGATGATGCTACCGAAGATGCGGCTCCCGAGGCGGACTAA